A region from the Kineothrix sp. IPX-CK genome encodes:
- the rplM gene encoding 50S ribosomal protein L13, which produces MKTFMASPATIERKWYVVDAADMTLGRLASEVAKVLRGKNKPIFTPHIDTGDYVVVINAAKIKVTGKKLDQKIYYHHSDYVGGMKETTLKEMLAKKPERVVELAVKGMLPKGPLGRDMYRKLHVYAGAEHDQIAQKPEVLTF; this is translated from the coding sequence ATGAAAACTTTTATGGCTAGTCCGGCTACTATCGAGAGAAAATGGTATGTAGTTGACGCTGCGGATATGACACTCGGACGTTTGGCATCTGAAGTTGCTAAAGTTTTAAGAGGTAAGAACAAACCGATTTTTACACCTCATATCGACACAGGCGATTATGTAGTTGTAATTAATGCGGCAAAAATAAAAGTAACAGGTAAAAAATTAGACCAGAAGATTTACTATCATCACTCCGATTATGTAGGCGGTATGAAAGAGACTACATTGAAGGAAATGTTAGCTAAAAAACCTGAAAGAGTTGTAGAACTTGCTGTGAAAGGCATGCTTCCGAAGGGACCTTTAGGAAGAGATATGTACAGAAAACTTCATGTATACGCAGGTGCAGAGCACGATCAGATAGCTCAGAAACCTGAAGTATTAACATTTTAA
- the rpsI gene encoding 30S ribosomal protein S9 produces the protein MAKAANCYGTGRRKKSIARVYLVPGKGNIIINKRDINDYFGLETLKVIVRQPLTATDTLDKFDVKVNVHGGGYTGQAGAIRHGIARALLQADVDFRPVLKKAGYLTRDPRMKERKKYGLKAARRAPQFSKR, from the coding sequence ATGGCTAAGGCAGCAAATTGCTACGGAACTGGCAGAAGAAAAAAATCGATTGCGAGAGTATATTTAGTACCCGGCAAAGGTAATATCATTATAAATAAAAGAGACATCAATGATTATTTTGGATTAGAGACATTAAAGGTTATCGTTCGTCAGCCTCTTACCGCTACGGATACATTGGACAAATTCGATGTAAAGGTTAACGTACACGGCGGCGGATACACAGGTCAGGCAGGAGCTATCAGACACGGCATTGCAAGAGCATTGCTTCAGGCTGATGTAGATTTCAGACCGGTACTCAAGAAAGCAGGCTATTTAACGAGAGACCCTCGTATGAAAGAAAGAAAGAAATACGGTCTCAAAGCCGCAAGACGCGCACCCCAGTTTTCAAAGAGATAA
- a CDS encoding LysR family transcriptional regulator, with amino-acid sequence MEIKQLQTFYILSKELNFTKAANNLGYTQSCITLHIKKLEEELGVQLFDRIGKKVTLTHAGQQLLPSVRQLLKLSEKINDLVLETTGETNSIQIGICDSLCIEKMPAIIKEFKQAYPNVDIYLKILKCSEFLTELRENKIDLAYTIGYLNKIPEIEYTAESTEPILVLASPDYQLASKKNLCAKDFENIPLILTESAAYYRRNFLNDLERNGVIPKIILETESIQAIKNLTQSGLGVCILPEAAANSEIISGQLVPLDYVCDYNIRSQLIWHHDKWLSFTLKQFIHIATEVIEKINEHTMSNHHV; translated from the coding sequence ATGGAGATAAAACAATTACAAACTTTTTATATCCTAAGTAAGGAGCTCAATTTTACAAAAGCTGCAAATAATCTGGGATATACTCAATCGTGTATCACCCTGCATATCAAAAAACTGGAAGAAGAATTAGGTGTTCAACTTTTTGATAGAATTGGCAAAAAAGTAACGTTAACCCATGCAGGTCAACAACTGTTACCTTCCGTACGCCAATTATTAAAACTTTCAGAAAAAATAAACGACTTAGTATTGGAAACAACCGGTGAAACAAATTCCATACAAATTGGTATCTGTGATTCTCTATGTATCGAAAAAATGCCTGCCATTATCAAAGAATTTAAGCAGGCATATCCTAATGTCGACATTTATCTGAAGATTTTAAAATGCTCTGAATTTTTAACTGAGTTAAGAGAAAATAAAATTGATTTAGCTTACACGATTGGCTACCTAAATAAAATACCGGAAATTGAATATACCGCCGAATCAACAGAACCCATTCTCGTTCTTGCTTCTCCAGATTATCAATTAGCCTCCAAAAAAAATCTTTGTGCAAAGGACTTTGAAAATATTCCCTTGATTCTTACAGAATCCGCAGCATATTATCGAAGAAACTTTTTGAATGATTTGGAGCGAAATGGTGTCATTCCTAAAATCATCTTGGAAACAGAAAGTATTCAGGCAATAAAAAATCTGACTCAAAGCGGTCTTGGCGTCTGCATATTGCCAGAAGCTGCTGCCAATTCTGAAATAATCAGTGGCCAGTTAGTTCCTTTGGATTATGTATGTGATTATAACATTCGATCCCAACTGATCTGGCATCATGATAAATGGTTATCTTTTACTTTAAAGCAATTTATTCATATCGCCACTGAGGTTATCGAAAAGATTAATGAGCACACTATGAGCAATCATCACGTATAG
- a CDS encoding CD3324 family protein: MGYRKAEEILPMEIIELIHKYVDGENIYIPRKENQRKEWGNNTFIRQELEDRNFQIFTDFQNGHKVQDLSIKYFYRRKVSNVFYVK; the protein is encoded by the coding sequence ATGGGCTATAGAAAAGCGGAAGAAATTCTGCCAATGGAAATAATAGAATTAATACATAAATATGTGGATGGAGAAAATATTTATATTCCCAGAAAAGAAAATCAAAGAAAAGAATGGGGAAACAACACTTTTATACGGCAGGAATTGGAAGATCGGAATTTTCAGATATTTACTGACTTTCAAAATGGGCATAAAGTTCAGGATTTATCAATTAAGTATTTTTATCGGAGAAAAGTATCCAACGTATTTTACGTAAAATGA
- a CDS encoding DUF1062 domain-containing protein → MNYLRKIEYTIIQKESFKILKNCSGCGCKAVFHNTNCFRVNANGNKIDIWLIYQCIKCKHTHNLTVYERCKPESILRQEYEGYLSNSSELAFAYGTDSNFFAKVIYW, encoded by the coding sequence ATGAACTATTTAAGAAAAATAGAATATACAATAATACAGAAGGAATCTTTTAAAATACTAAAAAATTGTTCGGGATGTGGTTGTAAAGCAGTGTTTCATAATACAAATTGCTTTCGTGTAAATGCAAATGGTAATAAAATAGATATATGGTTGATCTATCAATGTATAAAGTGTAAACATACTCATAATTTGACGGTCTACGAAAGATGTAAACCGGAGTCCATATTGCGGCAGGAATATGAGGGATATTTAAGTAATTCCAGTGAATTAGCATTTGCGTATGGAACAGATAGCAATTTTTTCGCAAAGGTGATTTACTGGTAG
- the aspS gene encoding aspartate--tRNA(Asn) ligase, which translates to MIKLTGKLEKVAVEADELKNQIGNTVQIHGSIYKIRKMSDFAFVLLRAKREIVQCIYTKETSEFPLEKLVEESCVIVTAYVQEENRSKTGYDLQIRNINVLSAPEASSPIVINNKYVDTSIEKLLDFRPITLRNEKERAIFKIQEGIVDGIREFLKKEKFTEIRTPKIVYAGAEGGANIFHLEYFGRNAYLAQSPQFYKQMMVGVYERVFEIAPVYRAEKHDTSRHLNEYTSVDFEMGYINSFEEIMQMETLMLRYTFQYLQKKYESEIKLLRINLPVIHEIPVITFKEAKELIAKEYHREINDLDDFEPEEEKLLCRWIKEETVSDFVFVTGYPSKKRPFYAMESKENREETLSFDLLFRGLEITTGGQRIHSYQEQIEKMKRRDMDIEQFQSYLMMHKYGMPPHGGLGLGLERFTSRLLEQENVRFSTLFPRDINRLVP; encoded by the coding sequence ATGATAAAACTAACAGGAAAATTAGAAAAAGTAGCCGTAGAAGCAGATGAATTAAAAAATCAAATAGGTAATACAGTGCAAATACATGGCAGTATTTACAAAATCAGAAAAATGAGTGATTTTGCATTTGTATTATTAAGAGCAAAAAGAGAAATTGTCCAGTGCATATATACGAAGGAAACCTCCGAATTTCCATTAGAGAAATTAGTGGAGGAAAGCTGTGTTATAGTTACGGCATATGTTCAGGAAGAAAACAGATCAAAAACTGGATATGATCTTCAAATTAGAAATATTAATGTATTGTCAGCCCCTGAAGCATCGAGTCCAATTGTAATCAATAATAAGTATGTAGATACTTCCATTGAAAAATTACTTGATTTTAGGCCAATTACATTAAGAAATGAAAAAGAGCGGGCTATATTTAAAATTCAGGAAGGAATAGTGGATGGAATACGTGAGTTCTTAAAAAAAGAAAAATTCACAGAAATTCGTACTCCCAAAATTGTTTATGCTGGTGCAGAAGGTGGTGCTAACATATTTCATCTGGAGTATTTTGGAAGAAATGCTTATTTAGCGCAGAGTCCACAATTCTATAAACAAATGATGGTTGGTGTATATGAGAGAGTATTTGAAATTGCACCGGTTTATCGAGCTGAGAAGCATGATACTTCCAGACACCTTAATGAGTACACAAGCGTAGATTTTGAAATGGGGTATATCAATAGTTTCGAAGAAATTATGCAGATGGAAACCCTGATGTTGAGATACACTTTTCAATATCTCCAAAAAAAATATGAATCTGAAATAAAGCTGTTAAGAATAAACTTGCCAGTCATTCATGAGATTCCTGTGATTACTTTTAAAGAGGCAAAAGAATTGATTGCAAAAGAATATCATAGGGAAATAAATGATTTAGATGATTTTGAGCCTGAAGAAGAAAAATTACTTTGTAGATGGATAAAGGAGGAAACCGTAAGTGATTTTGTTTTTGTAACCGGCTATCCAAGTAAAAAACGTCCTTTTTATGCCATGGAGAGTAAAGAAAACAGGGAAGAAACCTTAAGCTTTGATCTTTTGTTCAGAGGGCTGGAGATTACTACTGGTGGTCAAAGAATACATTCCTATCAAGAGCAGATTGAAAAGATGAAAAGGAGAGACATGGATATAGAACAGTTTCAAAGCTATCTCATGATGCATAAATATGGTATGCCGCCGCATGGAGGATTGGGGTTAGGATTGGAACGTTTTACCAGCAGGCTATTAGAACAGGAAAATGTACGATTTTCTACATTATTTCCCAGAGACATTAATAGATTAGTCCCATAG
- a CDS encoding DDE-type integrase/transposase/recombinase codes for MTITGDAKGKRFYQYTAIDEFSRWRFVEAFEEHSSYSSSQFLEHLIKAFPLPIECVQTDNGQEFTKRFASYGGCDKPTLFQVRLQQHGIRHKLIRPFTPRHNGKVERSHRKDNERFYATHRFYSLEDFGRQLKIYNTRDYNRFPMRPLGWKSPAEILKNYLRSL; via the coding sequence TTGACAATCACAGGTGATGCCAAAGGGAAGCGTTTTTATCAATACACAGCCATCGATGAATTCTCCCGATGGCGTTTCGTGGAAGCCTTTGAAGAACACAGTTCTTATTCTTCCTCACAGTTTTTGGAGCACCTGATCAAAGCATTTCCCTTACCCATCGAGTGTGTGCAGACCGATAATGGGCAGGAATTCACCAAGCGGTTTGCTTCTTATGGTGGTTGCGATAAACCGACTCTTTTTCAGGTAAGGCTACAGCAGCATGGCATCCGTCATAAGTTGATCCGTCCCTTCACTCCAAGACATAATGGGAAGGTAGAGCGCAGCCACAGAAAAGACAATGAACGCTTTTATGCCACCCATCGATTCTACTCATTGGAGGACTTTGGCAGACAGTTAAAGATCTATAACACAAGGGATTATAACCGCTTTCCCATGAGGCCCCTTGGATGGAAATCTCCCGCAGAGATATTAAAGAATTATTTACGGTCACTGTAA
- the istB gene encoding IS21-like element helper ATPase IstB translates to MNDSLQEKIKKLHLAGILQTADMRAQQAAKEQMSYIEFLELLINDENLNRSRNRRNDRMKRSRMPQHKTMEEFNFSWQPCLNRQVIYALGTCEFIRKKENIAFIGLPGTGKTHLSIALGIKAIEQGYTVLFTTLSEMMEDLYISRADNSFRQKLKKYISPDLLVIDEFGLKKLGQTNVDDLYEVISKRYETASTIITSNKQFDEWGSILFDPVLATAILDRFVHHCSFITIEGESYRMKERERISAVKRRGRPKKESSGNGTKEGLSEMEETEESGDL, encoded by the coding sequence ATGAATGATTCCTTACAGGAAAAGATAAAAAAGCTCCATCTTGCCGGAATTCTCCAAACAGCGGATATGCGGGCCCAACAGGCAGCAAAGGAACAGATGTCCTATATCGAATTTCTTGAACTGCTCATAAATGATGAAAATCTTAACCGCTCAAGAAACAGACGTAACGATCGGATGAAGCGTTCGCGCATGCCCCAGCATAAAACAATGGAAGAATTCAACTTTTCATGGCAGCCCTGCCTGAACCGTCAGGTCATCTATGCCCTTGGGACCTGCGAGTTTATCCGGAAAAAAGAAAATATAGCTTTTATCGGACTTCCCGGAACCGGTAAGACTCATCTCTCCATCGCACTTGGCATAAAAGCGATTGAACAGGGGTACACGGTGCTGTTCACCACGCTTTCGGAAATGATGGAGGATTTATACATATCCCGTGCGGACAACTCTTTCCGCCAGAAACTGAAGAAATACATTTCACCGGATCTGCTGGTAATTGATGAGTTTGGGCTCAAGAAGCTGGGCCAGACAAATGTGGACGATCTTTATGAAGTGATTTCCAAAAGATACGAGACAGCCTCTACCATCATTACTTCCAATAAGCAGTTTGATGAATGGGGGAGCATTCTTTTTGACCCGGTACTGGCAACGGCCATTCTTGACCGTTTTGTGCACCACTGCAGCTTTATAACTATAGAAGGTGAAAGCTACCGGATGAAAGAACGGGAACGGATCAGCGCTGTGAAACGGCGGGGCAGACCGAAAAAAGAGAGTTCAGGAAATGGAACAAAGGAAGGTTTGAGCGAAATGGAAGAGACCGAAGAAAGCGGGGATTTATGA
- the istA gene encoding IS21 family transposase: MKTTIMTLYQKGYNKTQIGKMLSIDRKTVRKVLREETQGKELPQETQEGTWPSMLDEYKEYIEIQLSKELSITRIHQDLQKEFGVACGYTTLRDYVKKIRKSQPHAYMVLHSLPGEEAQVDFGYIGTLRVNGTPRKAWIFVMSLSYSRYMYVAVTLDQSVQTFIRCHTEAFRYFGGVPQTVKIDNLKAAIVEADFYEPTVQRTYAAFAGHYGFLPNPCRVYTPTDKGKVESNVRYVKENCFKGRDFKEIEEAKRFLLSWLKETANRRIHGTTSRKPETVYLETEKAYLKPLPAQDFLFSKSGAATVRTDCHIVHDGNYYSVPYTYIGMEVDVIEVNHLLKIYHAGKEIALHSLCGNAKGEHVTDKSHYPSTKTITQEELLSSYREKMAQVGTGALAFLEAFKDTEMYQCHHYRSISGILALRKKYGEDAVDKACQRACHYGNITYRAVKKICESGLYHLPLEDEQELSMEGRSKIRKLSDYRQMTGLGVISHE, from the coding sequence ATGAAAACTACAATCATGACTCTGTATCAGAAAGGATACAACAAAACCCAGATTGGGAAGATGCTTAGCATTGACAGAAAAACAGTACGCAAAGTGCTCAGAGAAGAAACGCAGGGAAAGGAGCTGCCACAGGAAACACAGGAGGGAACCTGGCCGTCCATGCTGGATGAATACAAGGAATACATAGAAATCCAGTTATCCAAGGAATTGTCCATTACCCGCATCCACCAGGATCTGCAAAAAGAGTTCGGCGTTGCCTGCGGTTATACCACCCTGCGCGATTATGTGAAAAAAATAAGGAAATCCCAGCCTCACGCCTACATGGTGCTGCATTCCCTGCCGGGCGAAGAGGCACAGGTAGATTTCGGTTATATCGGAACCTTGAGAGTAAATGGAACACCGCGCAAAGCATGGATCTTTGTCATGTCTTTGAGCTACTCCCGCTACATGTACGTTGCTGTTACTCTGGATCAGAGCGTGCAGACCTTCATCCGGTGCCACACAGAGGCATTCCGGTACTTTGGCGGAGTTCCCCAGACCGTAAAGATCGACAACTTAAAGGCTGCTATCGTTGAGGCAGACTTTTATGAGCCGACCGTGCAGCGCACCTATGCCGCTTTTGCCGGGCACTATGGCTTCCTTCCCAATCCGTGCCGGGTATACACACCAACCGATAAAGGGAAAGTAGAATCGAACGTGAGATACGTAAAAGAAAACTGCTTTAAGGGACGGGATTTTAAAGAAATCGAAGAAGCAAAGCGGTTTCTCCTGTCATGGCTGAAAGAAACGGCAAACCGTCGGATACACGGGACTACAAGCCGAAAACCGGAAACCGTATATCTTGAGACAGAAAAAGCATATTTAAAGCCGCTTCCTGCGCAGGACTTTCTCTTTTCAAAATCCGGGGCCGCCACCGTAAGGACAGACTGCCATATCGTTCATGACGGCAATTATTATTCCGTGCCTTACACTTATATCGGAATGGAAGTGGATGTCATCGAAGTGAATCATTTATTGAAAATCTACCATGCCGGAAAAGAGATCGCCCTCCACAGTCTGTGCGGGAATGCAAAGGGCGAACATGTGACGGATAAGAGTCATTACCCATCTACCAAAACAATAACACAGGAGGAGCTTTTGTCAAGCTATCGCGAAAAAATGGCACAGGTGGGGACAGGCGCGCTGGCATTTCTGGAAGCATTTAAGGATACGGAGATGTACCAGTGCCATCATTACCGGAGCATTTCCGGTATCCTGGCACTCCGAAAAAAATATGGGGAGGATGCCGTAGACAAGGCCTGCCAAAGGGCATGCCATTATGGAAACATTACCTACCGGGCAGTAAAAAAGATCTGTGAAAGCGGTCTGTACCATCTTCCACTGGAGGATGAACAGGAACTGTCCATGGAAGGAAGAAGCAAAATCAGGAAACTGTCGGATTACCGTCAAATGACAGGACTGGGGGTGATCTCCCATGAATGA
- a CDS encoding helix-turn-helix domain-containing protein translates to MASITQDMRYRLSLIHYADKYGVSKAAVRYKTNRQYIYRWKRRFDGSIESLRDRSRKPHHHPNQHTDAERKLISDMRRRNPDAGLVVLWVKLMQRGYSRSIPGLYRFLRKQGILARRPPNPKYIPKPYEAMSYPGQRIQIDVKFVPSVCLTGDAVNGIIKIPTFGGENSPPCYA, encoded by the coding sequence ATGGCTAGTATAACACAGGATATGAGGTATCGTCTATCTCTCATTCATTACGCGGATAAGTATGGTGTCTCCAAGGCCGCTGTCAGATATAAGACCAACAGACAGTATATTTATCGTTGGAAACGTCGTTTTGATGGTTCTATCGAATCCCTTAGGGACCGTTCCAGAAAACCTCACCATCACCCCAACCAGCATACCGATGCCGAAAGGAAGCTCATTTCGGATATGCGCAGACGCAATCCAGATGCCGGACTGGTCGTCCTTTGGGTCAAGCTCATGCAGCGGGGATACTCCCGCTCCATCCCCGGACTCTATCGCTTCCTGAGAAAACAGGGCATTCTGGCACGAAGACCTCCAAATCCCAAGTACATCCCTAAGCCTTACGAAGCCATGAGCTATCCCGGACAGCGCATCCAGATCGACGTCAAATTTGTCCCTTCTGTCTGCCTGACAGGTGATGCTGTGAATGGCATAATAAAAATACCCACTTTTGGCGGAGAAAATTCCCCACCTTGTTATGCCTAA
- the rsgA gene encoding ribosome small subunit-dependent GTPase A, whose protein sequence is MKERIEGFVTAVHRDRYEVYVNGENFYARLKTGVYYSDEREEEFPTVGDNVVLAYNSTGDSLIIKTKERKSKFSRKDPDIGKGEQIIAANFDYVFIMMSLNFDFNLKRLERYITASWQSGAQPVIVLTKTDIAEDVEKKVELVSQIALGADIYTVSTITGEGMEPLKKYLEPDKTIVFLGSSGVGKSTFTNYLLGREVMETAGIREEDSKGHHTTTHRQLFVLDNGTKIIDTPGMRELGMWIVEDGMDYSFSDIISLAVQCRFSDCTHTGEPDCAVRSALQNGTLTDARWKNYLKLQRESDFQAEKESRNKSRESKKTNKKMVRNSSKVNSKMEEW, encoded by the coding sequence TTGAAAGAAAGAATCGAAGGTTTTGTTACGGCAGTTCATAGGGATCGCTATGAGGTATATGTAAATGGTGAGAATTTTTATGCAAGATTAAAAACGGGAGTTTATTATTCGGATGAACGAGAAGAGGAGTTCCCCACAGTAGGGGATAATGTTGTATTAGCATATAATTCCACGGGAGACAGTCTGATAATCAAGACGAAGGAAAGAAAATCTAAGTTTTCAAGAAAAGATCCGGATATTGGAAAGGGAGAGCAGATTATTGCTGCGAATTTTGATTATGTTTTTATTATGATGTCACTTAATTTCGACTTTAATCTCAAACGTCTGGAGCGATATATAACTGCTTCATGGCAAAGCGGAGCACAGCCGGTCATTGTACTTACAAAGACGGATATCGCAGAAGATGTGGAGAAAAAAGTGGAATTGGTCAGTCAAATAGCATTGGGTGCGGATATTTATACGGTTAGTACAATTACAGGCGAAGGGATGGAACCGCTGAAAAAGTATTTAGAACCGGATAAGACAATTGTATTCTTAGGCTCATCAGGAGTTGGAAAATCTACTTTCACTAACTATTTACTCGGAAGAGAAGTTATGGAGACGGCGGGGATTAGAGAAGAGGATTCCAAAGGCCATCATACGACAACCCACCGTCAGCTGTTTGTATTGGATAATGGCACAAAGATTATTGACACACCGGGAATGCGGGAGCTGGGTATGTGGATTGTTGAAGATGGAATGGATTATAGTTTTTCTGATATAATCAGTTTGGCTGTGCAATGCAGATTCAGCGACTGTACTCATACGGGCGAGCCGGATTGTGCGGTTAGAAGCGCTTTGCAAAATGGGACATTAACCGATGCCAGATGGAAAAATTATTTAAAGCTTCAAAGAGAATCAGATTTTCAAGCAGAAAAAGAAAGCAGAAATAAATCGAGAGAGAGTAAGAAGACTAATAAAAAAATGGTGAGGAATTCGTCAAAAGTAAATAGCAAAATGGAGGAATGGTAA
- a CDS encoding N-acetyltransferase: MEIESAGNEMRNLIIRKETKDDYYNAEYMTKKAFWNLHRPGCDEHYLVHLLRGSADYMEDLSRVAELDNKIVGGIYYSKAYVLDGNARADVLTFGPLCVDPDYQNKGIGGKLLEITIKEAREQGYKGIIIFGEPGYYPKHGFKTCDRYGITTKEGKNFDAFMGYEIVPNAFGDIHGEFYESEIFEQLYTDRVEEYDKKFPYMEKLKLPGQWS; the protein is encoded by the coding sequence ATGGAGATTGAAAGCGCGGGGAATGAGATGAGAAATCTAATAATAAGAAAAGAAACCAAAGATGATTATTATAATGCGGAATATATGACGAAGAAAGCCTTCTGGAATCTGCATCGTCCGGGATGTGATGAGCATTATCTGGTTCATTTGCTTAGAGGCAGTGCAGACTACATGGAAGATCTAAGCCGGGTTGCAGAATTAGACAATAAAATCGTGGGAGGGATTTATTATTCCAAAGCATATGTCCTGGATGGAAATGCGAGGGCGGATGTGTTGACTTTTGGACCGCTATGTGTAGATCCGGATTACCAAAACAAAGGCATAGGAGGAAAATTGTTAGAGATAACGATAAAAGAAGCAAGAGAACAAGGATATAAGGGAATTATTATCTTTGGTGAACCGGGATATTATCCTAAGCATGGATTTAAGACTTGTGATCGATATGGAATCACCACGAAAGAAGGGAAGAACTTTGATGCGTTCATGGGGTATGAGATAGTACCGAATGCTTTTGGCGATATTCATGGAGAGTTTTATGAATCAGAAATATTTGAACAATTATATACGGACAGAGTGGAAGAATATGATAAGAAATTTCCTTATATGGAGAAATTAAAACTACCGGGACAATGGTCGTGA
- a CDS encoding transposase, which produces MKREILSFSNKISRKLSKPDKKFTSDMTYGMLASGSCLLTDIADQLHEDSKKVNSVERLTRHLNKGTSKQALLSYLQTVRKWVPDDPVIHIDDSDVIKPDGYKFEALGMVRDGSKSTKTKNVYEKGYHVTEACVMTKDNHPVSIYSKIHSSKEKTFTSVNSVTFDAMERGKAMFGKATFVMDRGYDDNKMFLKLDELKQDYVIRLTAKRKLLFHNKWVAATELRNRRKGKITTPVFYKGKKREAYLSHVKVQITASRKDIFLVLVYGITEYPMMLATNKELKSRDDVIRIARLYFSRWRIEEYFRCKKQVFQFENFRVRKLKAINALNFYITMCMAFLALVSMKAETNALKVSIIQTAAPIKEKVQFCYYRLAKGISGILSYAKEGVRLWFRTKRPAYRQLCFKLIA; this is translated from the coding sequence TTGAAACGTGAAATTTTATCTTTTTCAAACAAAATATCCCGTAAGCTTTCCAAACCGGACAAAAAGTTTACTTCGGACATGACCTATGGCATGTTAGCTTCTGGTAGTTGTCTTCTGACTGATATTGCAGATCAACTTCACGAAGACTCTAAAAAGGTCAACAGTGTTGAGCGCCTTACCAGACATTTAAATAAAGGGACTTCCAAACAAGCCTTACTTTCTTATCTTCAAACTGTTCGTAAATGGGTGCCCGATGATCCGGTAATCCATATCGATGACAGTGACGTCATCAAGCCTGACGGATATAAGTTTGAGGCTCTTGGTATGGTAAGGGATGGTTCCAAAAGTACTAAAACAAAAAATGTCTACGAGAAAGGCTACCATGTAACAGAGGCCTGTGTCATGACAAAAGACAATCATCCTGTCAGCATTTACTCCAAAATCCATTCTTCAAAAGAAAAGACCTTCACCTCTGTCAATAGCGTTACCTTCGATGCCATGGAGCGTGGAAAAGCAATGTTTGGAAAAGCTACTTTTGTTATGGACCGGGGCTATGATGATAATAAGATGTTCCTTAAGCTTGATGAATTAAAACAGGACTATGTGATTCGGCTTACTGCTAAAAGAAAGCTCCTTTTCCATAACAAATGGGTAGCTGCCACAGAACTTCGAAATCGTCGGAAAGGTAAAATCACGACACCTGTATTCTATAAAGGTAAAAAACGGGAGGCTTATCTATCCCATGTGAAGGTTCAGATCACCGCATCCAGAAAAGACATTTTTCTGGTTCTTGTCTATGGCATCACAGAGTATCCGATGATGCTCGCAACGAACAAAGAATTAAAATCCAGAGATGATGTAATCCGGATTGCAAGACTTTATTTCTCCCGCTGGCGCATCGAGGAATATTTCCGCTGCAAGAAACAGGTCTTCCAGTTCGAAAACTTCCGAGTTCGGAAACTGAAAGCAATCAATGCTCTAAATTTTTACATTACCATGTGTATGGCATTTCTTGCGCTGGTTTCAATGAAAGCAGAAACAAATGCCCTAAAAGTTTCAATCATACAGACAGCAGCTCCTATAAAGGAAAAAGTTCAATTCTGCTATTACCGATTAGCGAAAGGTATCTCTGGTATACTGTCGTATGCAAAAGAAGGTGTCAGGCTTTGGTTCAGAACAAAACGTCCTGCATACCGTCAACTTTGCTTTAAGCTGATCGCATAA